The following proteins are encoded in a genomic region of Melopsittacus undulatus isolate bMelUnd1 chromosome 8, bMelUnd1.mat.Z, whole genome shotgun sequence:
- the FZD7 gene encoding frizzled-7, with translation MRTGIGGGAAAAGCPFLGLAALLAALLWTPASAAAQQYHGEKGISVPDHGFCQPISIPLCTDIAYNQTILPNLLGHTNQEDAGLEVHQFYPLVKVQCSAELKFFLCSMYAPVCTVLEQAIPPCRSLCERARQGCEALMNKFGFQWPERLRCENFPVHGAGEICVGQNTSDAPPGSGGAAGRGATAHPTAGYLPDFLTPPQPPSGFSFSCPRQLKVPSYLGYRFLGERDCGAPCEPARPNGLMYFKEAEVRFARLWVGVWSVLCCASTLFTVLTYLVDMRRFSYPERPIIFLSGCYFMVAVAYAAGFLLEERVVCLERFSEDGYRTVAQGTKKEGCTILFMILYFFGMASSIWWVILSLTWFLAAGMKWGHEAIEANSQYFHLAAWAVPAVKTITILAMGQVDGDVLSGVCYVGIYSVDSLRGFVLAPLFVYLFIGTSFLLAGFVSLFRIRTIMKHDGTKTEKLEKLMVRIGVFSVLYTVPATIVLACYFYEQAFRGTWEKTWLLQTCKSYAVPCPSHFAPMSPDFTVFMIKYLMTMIVGITTGFWIWSGKTLQSWRRFYHRLSTGSKGETAV, from the coding sequence ATGAGGACTGGAATAGGCGGCGGAGCGGCAGCCGCCGGCTGCCCTTTTCTGGGGCTGGCCGCGCTGCTGGCCGCCCTGCTGTGGACCCCTGCAAGCGCGGCGGCGCAACAGTACCACGGCGAGAAGGGCATCTCCGTGCCGGACCACGGCTTCTGCCAACCCATCTCCATCCCGCTCTGCACGGATATCGCCTACAACCAGACCATCCTGCCCAACCTGCTGGGCCACACCAACCAGGAGGACGCGGGGTTGGAGGTGCACCAGTTCTACCCGCTGGTCAAGGTGCAGTGCTCGGCCGAGCTCAAGTTTTTCCTCTGCTCCATGTACGCGCCGGTGTGCACAGTGTTGGAACAGGCAATCCCCCCCTGCCGCTCTCTCTGCGAGCGGGCCCGCCAGGGATGCGAGGCCCTTATGAACAAGTTCGGCTTCCAGTGGCCAGAGCGGCTCCGTTGCGAGAACTTCCCCGTCCACGGCGCGGGTGAGATCTGCGTGGGGCAGAACACGTCGGACGCCCCGCCGGGGTCTGGCGGTGCGGCGGGTCGGGGAGCCACTGCCCACCCCACGGCTGGCTACCTTCCCGACTTCCTCACCCCGCCACAGCCCCCCTCTGgcttctccttctcctgcccACGGCAGCTCAAAGTGCCCTCTTACTTGGGCTACCGGTTCCTGGGGGAGCGGGACTGCGGGGCCCCCTGCGAGCCGGCTCGGCCCAACGGGCTCATGTACTTCAAGGAGGCAGAGGTGCGATTTGCCCGACTGTGGGTGGGTGTGTGGTCTGTGCTCTGCTGCGCCTCCACCCTCTTCACCGTGCTCACCTACCTGGTGGACATGCGCCGTTTCAGTTACCCGGAGCGACCCATCATCTTCCTCTCAGGCTGCTACTTCATGGTAGCGGTGGCCTATGCGGCAGGCTTCTTGCTGGAGGAGCGGGTGGTGTGTCTTGAGCGCTTCTCTGAGGATGGCTACCGCACTGTGGCCCAAGGCACCAAGAAAGAAGGCTGCACCATCCTCTTCATGATCCTCTACTTTTTTGGCATGGCCAGCTCCATCTGGTGGGTCATCCTGTCTCTCACCTGGTTCCTGGCTGCTGGCATGAAATGGGGCCACGAGGCCATTGAGGCCAACTCCCAGTATTTCCAcctggctgcctgggctgtgCCCGCTGTTAAAACTATCACCATCTTGGCCATGGGGCAGGTGGATGGGGATGTACTCAGTGGAGTGTGTTATGTAGGTATCTACAGCGTGGACTCGCTGCGGGGCTTTGTGCTGGCGCCCTTGTTTGTCTACCTCTTCATTGGCACTTCTTTCTTGCTTGCTGGCTTTGTGTCCTTGTTTCGCATCCGCACCATCATGAAGCATGATGGCACTAAGACAGAGAAACTGGAGAAGCTGATGGTGCGCATTGGTGTCTTCAGTGTCCTGTACACTGTGCCTGCCACCATTGTCCTGGCATGTTACTTTTATGAGCAGGCCTTCCGTGGCACTTGGGAGAAGACATGGCTCCTCCAGACCTGCAAAAGCTATGCTGTGCCCTGTCCCAGCCATTTTGCCCCTATGAGCCCAGACTTCACGGTCTTCATGATCAAGTACCTCATGACCATGATTGTTGGGATCACGACTGGCTTCTGGATCTGGTCTGGCAAAACCCTTCAGTCCTGGCGGCGCTTCTACCACAGACTCAGCACTGGCAGCAAAGGCGAGACAGCAGTATGA